Proteins encoded in a region of the Bubalus bubalis isolate 160015118507 breed Murrah chromosome 9, NDDB_SH_1, whole genome shotgun sequence genome:
- the LOC102394863 gene encoding olfactory receptor 7A17-like — MEPRNDTQISEFLLLGFSEEPELQPLIFGLFLSMYLITVFGNLLIILLVSSDSHLHTPMYFFLSNLSFVDICFTSTTIPKMLWNIKTQSKVITYEGCITQIYFFLLSAVLDIFLLTVMAYDRFVAICHPLYYTVIMNPRLCVLLVLVSWIVCILNSLLQSLVSLQLSFCTDVKIPHFFCDLSQMIQLACSDTFLNNMVMYFASVLWGGGPLAGILYSYSKIVSSIHGMSSSQGKYKAFTTCASHLLIVSLFFCTSLGVYLSSAATHGSQSSATASVMYTVVTPMLNPFIYSLRNKDIKGAMKRFFVMESLKRPIVLGLERCPWLKGSKLQSVVVIL; from the coding sequence ATGGAACCACGTAATGATACACAAATTTCAGAATTTCTCCTCCTGGGATTTTCAGAGGAACCAGAACTGCAGCCCCTCATATTTGGGCTTTTCCTCTCCATGTACCTGATCACTGTGTTtggaaacctgctcatcatcctgCTTGTCAGCTCAGACTCCCatctccacacccccatgtacttcttcctctccaatctGTCCTTTGTAGACATCTGCTTCACCTCTACCACCATCCCAAAGATGCTGTGGAACATCAAAACTCAGAGCAAAGTTATAACCTATGAAGGTTGCATCACACAAATTTACTTTTTCCTACTCTCTGCAGTATTGGACATCTTTCTCCTGACTGTAATGGCCTATGACCGGTTtgtggccatctgccaccccctGTATTACACAGTCATTATGAACCCCCGGCTCTGTGTACTGCTGGTTCTGGTGTCCTGGATAGTGTGTATACTGAATTCCTTGTTACAAAGTTTAGTGTCGTTGCAGCTTTCCTTTTGCACAGATGTGAAAATCCCCCACTTTTTTTGTGACCTCAGTCAAATGATCCAACTTGCCTGTTCTGACACATTTCTTAATAACATGGTGATGTATTTTGCAAGTGTACTGTGGGGTGGTGGTCCCCTGGCTGGTATCCTTTACTCTTACTCTAAGATAGTTTCCTCTATACATGGAATGTCATCATCTCAAGGGAAGTATAAAGCATTTACTACATGTGCATCTCACCTCTTAATTGTCTCCTTATTTTTTTGTACAAGCCTAGGAGTGTACCTTAGCTCTGCTGCTACCCATGGCTCACAGTCAAGTGCAACAGCCTCAGTGATGTACACCGTAGTcacacccatgctgaaccccttcatctatAGTCTGAGGAACAAAGACATAAAGGGGGCTATGAAGAGATTCTTCGTGATGGAAAGTCTTAAAAGGCCAATTGTTCTGGGTCTGGAGAGGTGCCCATGGCTTAAGGGATCAAAGCTTCAGTCAGTAGTTGTGATTCTTTAA